A region of Thermococcus argininiproducens DNA encodes the following proteins:
- a CDS encoding ThiF family adenylyltransferase produces the protein MLSNRELERYDRQIRIFGVEGQEKLKKSKVAIIGIGGLGSPVAYYLAAAGVGELLLIDEQTPELSNLNRQILHWEEDLGKNPKAVSAKWKLERFNPDIKVEAFTEKLTGENIDEIIKEVDVMVDCLDNFETRYLLDDFAQRRSIPFVHGAVEGLHGQLTTIIPGKTKSLKEIFPIPPKKKEKFPILGATAGVIGTIQAMEVVKLITGYGEVLANKLLIVDLLHNSFEVIDLED, from the coding sequence ATGTTAAGTAATAGAGAACTTGAGAGGTATGATAGACAAATTAGGATATTTGGGGTTGAGGGACAGGAAAAACTAAAGAAGAGTAAAGTTGCTATTATAGGAATAGGGGGATTAGGAAGTCCTGTTGCTTATTATCTAGCTGCTGCAGGAGTTGGGGAACTCCTCCTTATAGATGAACAAACTCCAGAACTAAGTAATCTAAATAGACAGATTCTCCATTGGGAGGAGGATTTAGGAAAGAACCCTAAGGCTGTTTCTGCAAAGTGGAAGCTTGAACGCTTTAATCCTGATATAAAGGTAGAGGCTTTTACTGAAAAATTAACTGGGGAAAATATCGATGAGATTATTAAAGAGGTAGATGTGATGGTTGACTGTTTGGATAACTTTGAGACTAGGTATCTTCTGGATGATTTTGCTCAGAGAAGGAGTATTCCTTTTGTACATGGTGCTGTAGAAGGACTTCATGGTCAGCTAACAACAATAATTCCAGGTAAAACAAAAAGTCTTAAAGAAATTTTCCCTATACCTCCAAAGAAAAAAGAGAAGTTTCCAATTTTAGGTGCCACTGCAGGGGTTATTGGCACAATCCAGGCAATGGAGGTTGTTAAACTTATTACTGGGTATGGAGAGGTATTGGCCAATAAATTGCTTATAGTTGACTTACTGCATAACTCTTTTGAGGTGATAGATCTTGAAGATTAA
- a CDS encoding adenosine-specific kinase: MVKIEVVNVEKPEGAECIIGQGNFSIFTVDDLARALLTAVPGIKFGIAMNEAKPQLTRYTGNDKELEEVAAKNALKIGAGHVFVIVMKDAFPINVLNTVKNHPAVVMVYGASENPLQVIVAETELGRSVLGIVDGKAANRIETAEQKKERRELVEKIGYTID; encoded by the coding sequence ATGGTCAAGATTGAAGTTGTTAATGTGGAAAAACCAGAAGGCGCTGAATGTATAATTGGTCAAGGGAACTTCTCAATATTTACTGTTGATGACTTAGCTCGAGCACTTTTAACTGCAGTACCAGGAATAAAGTTTGGAATTGCTATGAATGAGGCAAAGCCTCAGTTAACCAGATATACTGGGAATGATAAAGAACTAGAGGAAGTGGCAGCAAAGAATGCTTTAAAAATTGGGGCTGGACATGTATTTGTTATAGTTATGAAAGATGCGTTTCCAATAAATGTGCTAAACACAGTTAAGAATCATCCAGCAGTTGTGATGGTTTATGGGGCTAGTGAAAATCCATTGCAGGTTATAGTTGCTGAAACTGAGCTTGGTAGGTCCGTTCTTGGAATAGTTGATGGAAAAGCTGCCAATAGGATTGAAACTGCTGAACAGAAGAAAGAAAGGAGGGAATTAGTGGAGAAGATAGGATATACCATTGATTGA
- a CDS encoding COG1361 S-layer family protein codes for MNRKSIGVLIGVLVLLSGINATLAKEELLFEGYLNKGDSILVGPLVIMLQDVQKDYSDNQYKAMILILKDGKVLNMEYASIKVPNGEKIQELLTNTTFLAAMAETLGYDPLNPIEFAQFLVWLENASEEEIIDAVFKTIEEHPELGISKDELLTTITYPNIELVGENETIEVEVDGEKVLVTALQVYPNGARISISGPEEWKASMISAYLTSWVETPQRIRPGDEITIRVHLKNEGALKAKYITVVLSPTPVSLTPSPSGSTDVLVQVASQSGVLQSALLPADTAVKYVEYLDGKEERVLEFKVKVNENIDPGIYPLYISMAYYIQSEGTMQMVQGFNYFSITVIREGDASFELEYVKKPEIVHPGEDFEITVRLRNMGFESAKSVLVEMNSPIELTKEAILIDNATNQHFTYVINSDKTVEYKFRLHASEDANTGSYPLSLEVSYFSGDSKEQKEQTFEFSIQIIKRNQAFIEIENIDLEPSTIEPGDEFILKVKIKNVGDEAAKAFSLKIEPNKVTIPGEVTKIDLSSLQNLPIQGSQAISENLQTALNQIMEQLAKENINPFLPVGEDNTKYVNEIKPNEEKVLEFRLKSDERLENGVYPLKISIEYLSTPNDEKLSDERIIGVNILGKEHIIVSKISTSPTRVLPGTNNVEVTFEVENIGSGSARYVILKPMPNDPFELSETSEQIINLGTLRQGDSAKTSFKINVKENTKGGTYEIPVKIEYKDASGESKEELIKIPVIVKEKPKIEIEGVRFDKSPIQGEDIRVYIRLKNTGGEQAENVVIEGVVKADQPFTLPKRSDYVGTLDPGQEGEGVLELGIDRNAIPKEYTIQIRIRAVGDKESGDDNVYVFEKSITIPVEENIKARNTLRIAGVIVGILTAIVILWTYRRRKKS; via the coding sequence ATGAATCGTAAGAGTATTGGGGTATTGATTGGTGTATTAGTACTTTTAAGTGGAATTAATGCTACCCTAGCCAAAGAAGAGCTTTTATTTGAGGGTTACCTCAATAAAGGAGACTCGATCTTAGTAGGACCACTTGTGATCATGCTTCAAGATGTACAAAAAGACTATTCAGACAACCAGTATAAGGCAATGATTCTAATATTAAAAGATGGAAAGGTTCTCAACATGGAATATGCCTCAATTAAAGTCCCCAATGGAGAAAAAATCCAAGAGCTTCTAACAAATACCACATTTTTGGCAGCCATGGCAGAAACCTTAGGGTATGATCCCCTAAACCCAATAGAATTTGCACAGTTTTTGGTATGGCTTGAGAACGCAAGTGAAGAAGAAATAATTGATGCTGTCTTTAAGACAATTGAGGAACATCCAGAACTTGGAATTAGCAAAGATGAGCTCTTAACGACTATAACCTATCCAAACATAGAACTAGTAGGAGAGAATGAAACTATTGAAGTAGAGGTGGATGGGGAGAAAGTTCTCGTTACGGCCCTTCAGGTTTACCCTAATGGAGCAAGAATAAGCATCAGCGGACCAGAAGAATGGAAGGCCTCAATGATATCGGCATATCTCACAAGCTGGGTTGAGACACCACAAAGGATTAGACCTGGAGATGAGATAACAATAAGAGTGCATCTCAAAAATGAAGGAGCTTTAAAGGCCAAGTACATTACGGTCGTTCTCTCACCAACACCCGTATCTCTAACTCCCTCTCCTAGTGGGAGTACTGACGTACTGGTTCAAGTAGCATCCCAAAGTGGGGTACTCCAAAGCGCCCTTCTCCCTGCAGACACTGCTGTAAAGTATGTGGAGTACTTAGATGGGAAAGAGGAGAGAGTTTTAGAGTTCAAGGTTAAAGTAAATGAAAATATTGATCCTGGAATCTATCCCCTCTATATATCAATGGCATACTACATCCAAAGTGAAGGTACCATGCAGATGGTTCAGGGATTTAACTACTTTTCTATAACTGTAATTCGAGAAGGTGATGCAAGTTTTGAACTAGAATACGTAAAAAAGCCTGAGATTGTTCACCCTGGAGAAGATTTTGAGATCACAGTTAGACTTAGAAATATGGGATTCGAATCTGCGAAAAGTGTTCTCGTTGAGATGAATTCTCCAATTGAACTTACTAAGGAAGCAATATTAATAGATAACGCTACAAATCAGCACTTTACATATGTGATAAATAGTGATAAAACCGTAGAGTACAAATTCCGACTCCATGCAAGCGAAGATGCTAATACGGGGAGTTATCCACTTAGTCTGGAAGTCTCCTATTTCAGTGGAGATTCAAAAGAACAAAAAGAACAAACCTTTGAGTTTTCAATTCAGATAATAAAAAGAAATCAGGCTTTTATTGAGATTGAAAACATAGACCTTGAGCCAAGCACCATAGAACCAGGAGATGAATTTATATTAAAGGTAAAGATAAAAAACGTCGGAGATGAAGCGGCAAAAGCGTTTTCTCTTAAAATTGAACCAAATAAAGTCACTATACCCGGAGAAGTTACAAAAATTGACTTATCATCTCTTCAAAACCTCCCCATACAAGGAAGCCAAGCTATAAGTGAAAATCTCCAAACTGCTTTAAACCAGATCATGGAACAACTGGCAAAGGAGAATATAAATCCCTTCCTTCCCGTCGGAGAGGACAATACCAAATACGTAAATGAAATAAAACCAAATGAAGAAAAAGTTCTAGAATTCCGACTGAAATCCGATGAAAGACTCGAAAATGGAGTATACCCTCTTAAGATTTCAATAGAGTACTTAAGTACGCCAAATGATGAAAAATTAAGTGACGAAAGAATTATTGGAGTTAATATCCTCGGAAAAGAGCACATAATTGTATCTAAAATATCAACATCTCCAACTAGGGTTTTGCCTGGAACTAATAATGTAGAAGTTACCTTTGAAGTAGAGAATATTGGAAGTGGAAGTGCACGATATGTTATTTTAAAACCAATGCCAAATGATCCCTTTGAACTTAGTGAAACGAGTGAACAAATAATAAACTTGGGAACTCTAAGACAAGGCGACTCTGCAAAAACCAGTTTTAAAATAAATGTAAAAGAAAACACAAAAGGTGGGACTTATGAAATTCCTGTAAAAATAGAATACAAAGACGCTTCTGGGGAGAGCAAAGAAGAATTAATAAAAATCCCAGTAATAGTGAAAGAAAAGCCAAAAATCGAAATAGAGGGTGTAAGATTTGATAAGTCCCCAATACAAGGTGAAGACATCAGAGTTTACATAAGACTCAAAAATACTGGAGGAGAACAAGCGGAAAATGTAGTAATAGAAGGAGTTGTAAAAGCCGATCAGCCATTCACATTGCCAAAAAGATCGGATTATGTAGGCACATTAGATCCCGGGCAAGAAGGAGAAGGAGTTCTTGAGTTAGGCATAGACAGAAATGCAATCCCTAAAGAGTATACAATACAGATAAGAATTAGAGCTGTTGGAGATAAAGAAAGTGGAGATGATAATGTATATGTCTTTGAAAAATCGATCACAATTCCAGTAGAAGAGAATATTAAAGCTAGAAATACTCTAAGAATAGCAGGAGTAATAGTTGGAATTTTGACCGCAATAGTAATCCTATGGACATACCGGAGAAGAAAAAAGAGCTAA
- a CDS encoding GbsR/MarR family transcriptional regulator, with the protein MGVERAKKIMMDHFANTARRFGLSELYGYIYGVLFFEDEPLSLGEIAERTGYSLSHVSTALKLLENLGLVKRIKKPGDKRAYYTAIKNIREWRKEAYYKKIEEDVRQTRESLLRALKAIEDEDSEEAIKLRERIEFALQRNAITERIIHIFLKNEEEEVLRVLLKCLEERLNGTKT; encoded by the coding sequence TTGGGTGTGGAAAGGGCCAAAAAAATAATGATGGATCATTTTGCAAATACAGCACGAAGATTTGGCTTAAGTGAGCTCTATGGGTACATATATGGGGTTCTTTTCTTTGAAGATGAACCGTTAAGTTTGGGGGAAATAGCAGAACGTACTGGATATTCTCTTTCTCATGTGAGCACTGCTTTAAAGCTTCTTGAAAATTTAGGATTGGTTAAGAGAATAAAAAAGCCAGGAGATAAGAGAGCATATTACACGGCGATAAAAAATATAAGAGAATGGAGAAAGGAAGCATATTATAAGAAAATTGAGGAAGATGTCAGACAAACTAGAGAAAGTCTCCTTAGGGCACTTAAAGCTATAGAAGATGAAGATAGTGAAGAAGCTATTAAACTAAGGGAGAGGATAGAATTTGCCCTTCAAAGAAATGCCATTACAGAAAGGATAATACATATCTTTTTGAAAAATGAAGAGGAAGAGGTTTTAAGGGTGCTCCTAAAGTGTCTTGAGGAAAGATTAAATGGTACAAAGACTTAA
- a CDS encoding hydrophobe/amphiphile efflux-3 (HAE3) family transporter, whose translation MLKRLARIIVEYKSAFSLIAIFLLIVSFYGIQQLRFESDITKQLPEDLPAVKDYLTLQNEFQSGDSAIIIVRVNSIQEGGVYDIRDPEVIKAIYNLEERLRQHEYVTSTMSIADICIQVLGRLPENEEEVKFVLSMLSEDMKQGLISSDYRATLVMATLTGVSGSTAIKRVHTDIQVDIEEAGFPKNVEAIQTGILGITYRILVMLQSDLTRTMAIAFLFVVLLLIYFYRSPIKALIPLIPLTFGVTMTLGFMGLLNIPIDMVTTVIGAMIIGTGIDYGVHVTNRYYEERKKGRSIEESAEEAIAETGKALLGAALTTMAGFAALSFSVLPSLQRLSFVLIMGLSLAAINAVVITPAVIMVEEELMKKFKGHYETPEIRAHSGFIARIFHCIGGRVKTHPKTVLWVVFLITIVFGYGLTKVTTEVRLEKMIPEGIPEIEVMKDVRYEFGGQDEVYMLIKAEDVRDPTIVRAMYRFEKSIMADSHYNNVFEANSIADLILQEYGYIPEDKEKIKNVLANAQGQNLVNDDYSLAIIQFRGNFGGVRPDDFREIMRYFENQAKSADFPPTVEIRPAGDNYLNYVLDSLTNQELGKISTYGTFLVIFIVVLLFRNFKISLAMILPMFLGALWTVGYMGLAGIPFTQTLAGVISMIVGLGVDYGMHLTHRFLEEFKENNPHPIITALEGVGPGILVGALTTAGGFLALLAGELTAIHDFGKTLAVGIFASMFAAFTVTPALLQIFYGREIERGDNK comes from the coding sequence ATGCTCAAAAGATTAGCGAGAATCATAGTAGAATACAAAAGTGCTTTCTCCCTTATAGCAATATTTCTTCTCATAGTCTCATTTTATGGGATACAACAACTAAGGTTTGAAAGCGATATAACAAAACAACTCCCAGAAGACTTACCTGCAGTAAAGGACTATTTAACACTTCAAAATGAGTTCCAAAGTGGGGATTCTGCTATCATAATTGTTAGAGTAAACTCTATTCAAGAGGGAGGGGTTTATGATATTAGAGATCCAGAAGTGATTAAAGCCATTTACAACCTAGAAGAGCGGTTAAGACAACATGAATATGTAACGAGTACAATGAGTATTGCCGACATATGTATTCAAGTCTTAGGTAGACTACCCGAAAATGAAGAAGAGGTTAAATTCGTTTTGAGTATGCTTTCAGAGGACATGAAACAGGGACTAATAAGTTCCGACTATAGAGCTACACTTGTTATGGCAACACTCACTGGTGTTTCTGGATCTACTGCAATAAAAAGAGTTCACACAGACATCCAAGTTGATATAGAAGAAGCCGGTTTTCCAAAAAATGTTGAAGCCATACAAACAGGTATTCTTGGGATAACATATCGTATTCTCGTGATGCTTCAGAGCGATTTAACTAGAACCATGGCAATTGCATTCCTATTTGTTGTGCTGCTTCTAATATACTTTTATCGCTCTCCAATAAAGGCTCTTATCCCGCTAATTCCATTAACTTTCGGAGTAACCATGACTCTTGGATTTATGGGATTACTAAATATCCCAATAGACATGGTTACCACAGTTATTGGAGCTATGATAATTGGAACGGGTATAGATTATGGAGTCCATGTGACAAATCGTTACTATGAGGAGAGAAAGAAGGGCCGTAGTATTGAGGAATCTGCAGAAGAAGCAATAGCTGAGACTGGGAAAGCTCTATTAGGGGCTGCACTGACAACTATGGCTGGGTTTGCTGCATTAAGCTTTTCAGTTCTTCCAAGTCTCCAGAGATTAAGTTTTGTTTTAATAATGGGGCTGAGTCTAGCAGCCATAAATGCTGTGGTGATAACTCCAGCAGTCATAATGGTTGAAGAAGAGCTTATGAAAAAGTTCAAAGGACATTATGAAACCCCTGAAATCAGGGCCCATTCTGGGTTTATTGCTAGGATATTTCATTGTATAGGTGGAAGAGTTAAAACGCACCCAAAGACCGTTCTTTGGGTTGTCTTTTTAATAACCATTGTATTCGGATATGGGCTAACTAAAGTCACCACAGAAGTAAGATTAGAAAAAATGATCCCGGAGGGGATACCAGAAATAGAGGTCATGAAAGATGTTCGTTATGAGTTTGGAGGCCAGGATGAAGTATACATGCTAATTAAAGCTGAGGATGTTAGAGATCCTACTATAGTTAGAGCAATGTATCGCTTTGAAAAGAGCATAATGGCAGACTCTCATTACAACAACGTCTTCGAAGCTAATAGTATTGCGGATCTAATTCTTCAGGAATACGGATACATACCTGAAGACAAAGAAAAAATAAAAAATGTCTTGGCAAATGCTCAGGGGCAAAATTTAGTGAATGATGACTATTCCCTAGCAATAATTCAATTTAGAGGCAATTTTGGAGGTGTTAGACCAGATGACTTTAGAGAAATAATGCGATATTTTGAGAACCAAGCAAAAAGTGCAGATTTTCCACCAACTGTTGAGATTCGGCCAGCTGGAGATAACTACCTAAACTATGTCCTTGATTCACTTACAAACCAAGAGCTAGGTAAAATATCCACATATGGAACATTTCTGGTCATTTTCATAGTAGTACTCCTGTTCAGAAACTTTAAAATCTCGTTAGCAATGATTTTGCCAATGTTTCTGGGAGCTTTATGGACAGTCGGATATATGGGTCTTGCTGGAATTCCATTTACCCAAACTCTTGCTGGAGTGATCTCTATGATAGTAGGCCTTGGAGTTGATTATGGAATGCACCTAACACATCGCTTTCTAGAAGAATTTAAGGAAAATAATCCTCATCCCATAATAACGGCCCTTGAGGGTGTAGGGCCAGGAATTCTAGTTGGAGCACTAACCACAGCTGGAGGATTTCTAGCACTTTTAGCGGGGGAACTCACTGCTATCCACGACTTTGGAAAAACTCTGGCAGTGGGAATATTTGCCTCAATGTTTGCTGCTTTTACTGTCACCCCTGCATTACTCCAGATATTCTATGGAAGAGAGATAGAGAGAGGTGATAATAAATGA
- a CDS encoding ubiquitin-like small modifier protein 1 — MRIKVRYFARFRELSGVNEEIIELSEGSTISDLIEHIKNLHPELEKEVFGEDYNDEADVNVSRNGRYASFDEMLEDGDVIALFPPTSGG, encoded by the coding sequence ATGAGGATAAAAGTGAGATATTTTGCTCGTTTTAGAGAGCTTTCCGGGGTTAACGAAGAAATTATCGAGCTTTCTGAGGGTAGCACAATAAGTGATCTAATTGAACATATAAAAAATCTTCATCCAGAGCTCGAAAAGGAGGTTTTTGGTGAAGATTACAATGATGAAGCAGATGTAAATGTGTCGAGGAATGGTCGCTATGCTTCTTTTGATGAAATGTTAGAAGATGGAGATGTGATAGCTTTGTTCCCTCCTACAAGTGGTGGATGA
- a CDS encoding RNA-guided endonuclease InsQ/TnpB family protein — protein sequence MLAYRFRIYPSKTQQETMLQHMELCRWLYNQLLKAKRENPNLRKYDTQRLIVELKKENPKLNSVYSKVLQMVNHQLWSNLTALKELKKKGHKVGKLRYKTSPNSWKILNYNQSGFKLDEKRKRLHLSKIGEIPIKLHRRIKGKVKGVIIKRTRSGKWYAIFQVEEEPEPLPKTGRAVGIDLGVKHFAVDSDGNAFENPLFLEKSLERIKKLQRQLSKKQKGSKNWEKARVKLAKAYEKLYNQRRDFLHKLALYYVRNYDIIVLEDLGAKNIVENNSSRSFRRRFLDSALKEFVKILSDKAGRAGRRVVFIKSAYTSRTCSRCGFVVEKLKLSDRVFACPKCGVELDRDLNASFNILKKGLDEGLGRPGLPVEGRPLPRVVPYQAVVTGQVFPMKQEAPKRVG from the coding sequence ATGCTCGCCTACCGCTTCCGCATTTACCCATCAAAAACCCAGCAGGAAACAATGCTCCAGCATATGGAACTATGCAGATGGCTCTACAACCAACTCTTGAAAGCCAAACGAGAGAATCCAAATCTCCGGAAGTATGATACTCAAAGGCTCATCGTCGAACTGAAAAAGGAAAACCCCAAGCTTAACAGCGTGTATTCAAAGGTTCTTCAGATGGTGAACCATCAACTCTGGTCGAACTTAACGGCTCTAAAAGAACTCAAGAAAAAAGGCCACAAAGTTGGAAAACTACGCTACAAAACGTCTCCAAACAGCTGGAAGATTTTAAACTACAACCAGAGCGGCTTCAAACTCGATGAAAAGCGGAAGAGACTGCACCTATCAAAAATCGGGGAAATCCCCATCAAGCTCCACCGTAGGATTAAGGGGAAAGTAAAGGGCGTCATCATTAAGAGGACGAGAAGCGGAAAGTGGTACGCAATCTTTCAAGTTGAGGAGGAACCGGAACCGCTTCCAAAAACTGGAAGGGCCGTGGGAATAGACCTTGGAGTTAAACACTTCGCCGTGGACAGCGACGGGAACGCCTTCGAAAACCCGCTCTTCTTGGAGAAGTCCCTTGAGAGGATTAAGAAACTCCAGAGGCAACTTTCAAAGAAGCAAAAGGGTTCAAAGAACTGGGAGAAGGCGAGGGTAAAGCTGGCTAAAGCTTATGAAAAGCTCTACAATCAGAGGAGGGACTTCCTCCACAAGCTTGCCCTCTATTATGTAAGGAATTATGATATTATCGTTCTTGAGGATTTGGGCGCTAAAAACATCGTGGAGAACAACTCTTCCCGGAGTTTTAGACGCCGTTTTCTGGATTCGGCTTTGAAGGAGTTCGTTAAGATACTTTCCGACAAGGCTGGGAGAGCCGGTCGGAGGGTTGTTTTCATCAAGTCAGCCTACACTTCAAGGACTTGCTCCCGCTGTGGTTTCGTCGTTGAGAAGTTGAAGCTTTCTGATAGAGTTTTCGCGTGCCCGAAGTGCGGGGTTGAGCTGGACAGGGATTTGAACGCTTCGTTCAATATTCTAAAGAAGGGCTTGGATGAAGGGTTGGGACGACCTGGATTGCCTGTGGAGGGAAGACCTCTACCCCGTGTCGTGCCTTATCAGGCTGTCGTCACGGGGCAAGTCTTCCCGATGAAGCAGGAAGCCCCCAAAAGAGTGGGGTAG
- a CDS encoding XTP/dITP diphosphatase: MRMIFVTSNKGKLDEVRSYLSPLGIEVIQKKVEYPEIQANTLEEVVAFGVNWLKDYFDEPFFIDDSGLFIEAFHGFPGVYSAYVYRTLGNEGILKLMVGLENRKAYFKSVIGYYDGELHLFKGIVYGRIIDQKRGEHGFGFDPIFLPEGSTKTFAEMTTSEKNKISHRGRALTEFARWLKENLKKS, translated from the coding sequence ATGAGGATGATTTTTGTAACATCTAACAAAGGAAAATTAGACGAGGTTAGAAGCTATCTTTCCCCCCTTGGGATTGAAGTTATACAAAAAAAAGTGGAATATCCAGAGATACAAGCAAATACTCTTGAAGAAGTTGTGGCTTTTGGGGTTAATTGGTTGAAGGACTATTTTGATGAACCTTTTTTCATAGACGATTCAGGCCTTTTTATTGAGGCTTTTCATGGTTTTCCGGGAGTTTATTCTGCATACGTTTATAGAACTCTCGGAAATGAGGGGATACTAAAGTTAATGGTGGGGCTAGAAAATAGGAAAGCTTATTTTAAAAGTGTAATTGGATATTATGATGGAGAGTTACATCTCTTTAAGGGCATTGTATATGGAAGGATCATTGATCAAAAACGAGGGGAGCATGGGTTTGGGTTTGATCCAATCTTTTTGCCAGAAGGAAGTACTAAAACATTTGCTGAGATGACCACTAGTGAGAAAAACAAGATTTCACATAGGGGTAGGGCATTGACAGAATTTGCAAGATGGTTAAAAGAAAACCTTAAAAAGAGTTAA
- a CDS encoding molybdenum cofactor biosynthesis protein MoaE, with translation MKIKLFKKPEDFDIDKAIELISSSKAGGIAIFLGKVRDESHGRHVKKLIYEAYEEMAIKEMERIREEALRNFPILDILIWHRYGELDIGENTILIVAVGKHRKEAFEACMWTVDEVKKRVPIWKKEVTNEGEFWIEGEKAVMYKRNH, from the coding sequence TTGAAGATTAAACTTTTCAAGAAACCGGAAGATTTCGACATTGACAAAGCAATAGAGCTTATATCATCATCCAAAGCAGGAGGAATAGCTATTTTCTTAGGGAAAGTGAGGGATGAGAGTCATGGGAGACACGTGAAAAAACTAATTTATGAGGCTTATGAGGAAATGGCTATTAAGGAAATGGAACGAATACGGGAAGAGGCATTAAGGAATTTCCCTATACTTGATATTTTAATATGGCACAGGTATGGTGAGCTGGATATAGGAGAGAACACAATATTAATAGTTGCTGTGGGAAAACACAGGAAAGAGGCCTTTGAAGCATGTATGTGGACAGTTGATGAGGTAAAAAAGAGGGTTCCTATATGGAAAAAGGAAGTTACCAATGAAGGTGAGTTTTGGATTGAAGGGGAGAAGGCAGTAATGTACAAGAGGAATCATTAG
- a CDS encoding CDP-2,3-bis-(O-geranylgeranyl)-sn-glycerol synthase, which produces MNEIAEALWYILPAYFANASPVLFKGKIPMDFGKRFIDGRRILGDGKTWRGFFGGLFAGVLISLIQYYCTPSFYGSFYSALELGFALSFGALFGDLVGSFVKRRVGMERGYPAVGLDQWGFLVAALIFAYPVRTLSTKQVLFLLVVTPFIHWSANVFAYKMKWKNVPW; this is translated from the coding sequence ATGAATGAAATAGCCGAGGCCCTTTGGTATATTCTTCCTGCATACTTTGCAAATGCTTCTCCCGTGCTTTTCAAGGGGAAGATTCCAATGGACTTTGGTAAAAGATTTATTGATGGCAGGAGAATACTTGGAGATGGAAAAACGTGGAGAGGCTTTTTTGGTGGACTTTTTGCTGGGGTCTTAATATCACTTATTCAGTATTATTGTACTCCTAGTTTCTATGGTTCATTCTATTCTGCCTTAGAGCTAGGATTTGCTCTCTCATTTGGAGCTCTTTTTGGTGATTTGGTGGGAAGTTTCGTAAAAAGAAGGGTAGGGATGGAGAGAGGATATCCTGCAGTTGGTCTTGATCAATGGGGTTTTCTTGTCGCCGCTCTTATTTTTGCCTACCCAGTAAGAACTCTTTCAACTAAGCAAGTACTGTTTTTACTTGTTGTTACTCCATTTATTCACTGGAGTGCTAATGTCTTTGCTTATAAAATGAAATGGAAGAATGTTCCGTGGTAA
- a CDS encoding SPASM domain-containing protein gives METVRNNILWPRPKNITAFGKPPWVEKEHTGKLERLIVQLGAGKGKFSEITGIPRSIGCIGNNRFILREDPVEVDRIKEILYEFSLISGGDLYLTNYDDLRTLEEISNYAASLDIKNVYAVVKLEDFNKISLSPGVKPIVELEYSKENVEKAIMLEDAHALLLIVQSKDVERAFDIPFYGEIYVDLLFPGSLRKVDFDLMEVKRVYTPTPKYHPCLSGTLAITGEGFVLPCPLLRNFIGGNIKQMTLKQMLRKRKLKRFWKLKKASLEACNGCPFASICHDCRALEYRASGDIYGIEYCPLDGEFFNPSGGKSSSEREGMKARNP, from the coding sequence ATGGAAACAGTTCGAAATAATATCTTGTGGCCGAGGCCCAAGAATATCACCGCCTTTGGTAAACCACCATGGGTTGAAAAAGAACATACAGGAAAGCTGGAGAGACTCATAGTGCAACTTGGAGCAGGAAAAGGGAAATTTTCAGAAATAACTGGAATTCCAAGATCCATAGGCTGTATTGGTAATAATAGATTCATACTAAGAGAAGATCCAGTGGAAGTGGATCGGATAAAGGAAATACTCTATGAGTTCTCTTTGATCTCAGGTGGAGATTTGTATCTTACCAATTATGATGATCTAAGGACTCTTGAGGAAATAAGCAACTATGCGGCTTCCTTAGATATTAAGAATGTATATGCAGTTGTAAAGCTTGAGGATTTTAACAAGATTTCTCTTTCTCCTGGTGTGAAGCCCATTGTGGAGTTAGAGTATTCAAAGGAAAATGTCGAAAAAGCTATTATGCTGGAAGATGCTCACGCTTTGCTTCTTATAGTGCAAAGCAAAGATGTAGAAAGGGCCTTTGATATTCCATTTTATGGTGAAATTTATGTAGATCTGCTCTTTCCAGGTTCTCTAAGAAAAGTTGACTTCGACCTCATGGAGGTGAAAAGGGTATATACTCCTACACCTAAATACCACCCATGTTTGAGTGGTACTCTCGCGATTACGGGAGAGGGGTTTGTTCTTCCCTGTCCACTTTTGAGGAACTTTATCGGAGGGAATATAAAACAGATGACTCTCAAACAAATGCTTAGAAAACGCAAACTTAAGAGATTCTGGAAACTAAAAAAAGCCTCTTTAGAGGCATGTAATGGGTGTCCATTTGCTTCTATATGTCATGATTGTCGGGCTTTGGAGTATAGGGCATCTGGGGATATTTATGGAATTGAGTATTGTCCGCTTGATGGAGAATTTTTTAACCCCTCGGGCGGGAAGTCCTCTTCCGAAAGGGAGGGGATGAAAGCCCGAAACCCTTAA